In uncultured Cohaesibacter sp., a genomic segment contains:
- a CDS encoding DUF1499 domain-containing protein, with amino-acid sequence MSGIYKFKTSRLAPWALWFARLCIPVAILSFLLMRFGGLHPSIALYCFAVSVLLAALSILTSWAAFHAIWFEGYQGGKWLWGAFVRSMVVLLPAAVAAFFYFSLPPFSDLSTNPIDPPEFVASWQMRTDSDNSLAIASLETREAQTLAYPALKSQVYDQPIALMQLALTDELQKSKWQILRSEEQKADGDNAYYEAYTRSIITGLRYVVVIRLSPTGEEETTLDMRSASLWGAHDFGMNARRIEGFVEGINERMSSNVQRYELQLEEIERLRRLQMGPLPKPKPKNLGGPAVG; translated from the coding sequence ATGTCAGGAATTTACAAATTCAAAACTTCCCGTCTGGCTCCATGGGCGCTCTGGTTCGCCCGGCTTTGCATCCCGGTCGCCATCCTGTCTTTCCTGCTGATGCGCTTTGGCGGATTGCACCCGTCTATTGCGCTCTATTGCTTTGCTGTGTCGGTTCTGCTCGCCGCGCTGTCCATTCTGACGAGCTGGGCGGCTTTTCATGCCATCTGGTTTGAAGGCTATCAGGGGGGGAAATGGCTGTGGGGGGCCTTTGTGCGCTCCATGGTCGTGTTGCTGCCTGCTGCAGTAGCAGCCTTCTTCTACTTCTCCTTGCCACCCTTTTCCGATCTGTCCACCAATCCGATTGACCCACCGGAATTCGTTGCGTCCTGGCAGATGCGAACAGATTCAGACAACAGTCTCGCGATCGCGTCGCTCGAGACCCGAGAAGCCCAGACGCTGGCCTATCCGGCGCTCAAGAGCCAGGTTTATGATCAGCCGATTGCTCTCATGCAGCTGGCTCTGACCGATGAGCTGCAGAAAAGCAAATGGCAGATCCTGCGAAGTGAGGAACAGAAGGCTGATGGGGACAACGCCTATTATGAGGCCTACACGCGCTCGATCATCACCGGCTTGCGCTATGTTGTCGTCATTCGGCTGAGCCCGACCGGTGAAGAGGAAACAACGCTCGACATGCGGTCCGCCTCGCTTTGGGGGGCCCATGATTTCGGGATGAATGCCCGCCGGATCGAAGGGTTTGTCGAGGGGATCAACGAGCGCATGAGTTCCAACGTCCAGCGCTACGAATTGCAGCTGGAAGAAATCGAGCGCTTGCGTCGCCTTCAGATGGGGCCATTGCCCAAACCCAAACCAAAGAATCTGGGTGGCCCGGCCGTGGGGTAA
- a CDS encoding flavodoxin family protein — MTDVRAASVVVLYHSGYGHTEAIAKSVAKGAESVGNVTVTQIKADSEDLDWESLAAADAIVFGSPTYMGSVSAQFKGFMDASSKVWAAMGWKDKLAGGFTVSASQSGDKLNTLIQLSVFAAQHGMQWVSTGTLPGNNNSQGSVEDVNRLGSTLGLMAQANADQGADVAPPATDHRTAELFGARIAEAAKRWNNIG, encoded by the coding sequence ATGACTGATGTCCGCGCAGCGTCCGTTGTCGTCCTGTATCACAGTGGATACGGCCACACAGAGGCCATCGCCAAATCCGTTGCTAAGGGTGCCGAGTCTGTTGGCAACGTGACCGTAACGCAGATCAAGGCTGACAGCGAAGACCTCGACTGGGAAAGCCTGGCCGCAGCCGATGCGATCGTCTTCGGTAGCCCGACCTACATGGGTTCCGTATCTGCCCAGTTCAAAGGCTTCATGGATGCCAGCTCCAAGGTATGGGCTGCCATGGGCTGGAAAGACAAGCTCGCCGGTGGCTTCACCGTGTCGGCTTCCCAGTCCGGTGACAAGCTCAACACCCTGATCCAGCTGTCCGTCTTTGCCGCGCAGCATGGCATGCAGTGGGTTTCCACCGGCACCTTGCCTGGCAACAACAATTCCCAGGGCTCCGTAGAAGACGTCAACCGTCTTGGCTCGACCCTCGGCCTGATGGCTCAAGCCAATGCTGACCAGGGTGCCGACGTGGCGCCTCCGGCAACCGATCACCGTACCGCAGAACTCTTCGGCGCCCGTATCGCTGAAGCTGCAAAGCGCTGGAACAACATCGGTTAA
- a CDS encoding LysR family transcriptional regulator — MIKLIHEHRSVTEAARLLGVTQSSVSHSLDRLRGMLGDPLFLKVGRSMVPTERVETMMGDIDVVLKGIESLYSQAVFDPLNSRDRFSIVCNDYEHDLLVPAIFERLKQEAPHCSLKTYQLNLAAPDPLERGFTDLELCPYAPQDSTDLVVSKIGGDRMITYYDPTVREAPVSLDDYTSADHAILSWDTNESTSVDKALAELGRSRNVSYLGPTFSSVAMVVRGTNMLATAPSRLADSIFRELAWIEPPLELEASEFFMVWHIRNRHSPRHKWFRELIKSVARDLPVTSDVCKKVQERQARASKKQSVVNDAAIAHSGDHGPTNAEAANALA, encoded by the coding sequence ATGATCAAATTGATCCACGAGCACCGTTCTGTCACGGAAGCCGCAAGATTGCTGGGTGTCACACAATCCTCTGTCAGCCATTCGCTGGACAGACTGCGCGGCATGCTGGGTGACCCACTGTTTCTCAAGGTCGGTCGCTCCATGGTACCCACCGAACGGGTTGAAACCATGATGGGCGACATCGATGTGGTTCTCAAGGGAATCGAAAGCCTCTACAGTCAGGCTGTTTTCGACCCGCTCAACTCGCGGGATCGTTTCTCCATCGTCTGCAACGATTATGAGCACGATCTTCTGGTCCCTGCAATTTTCGAGCGTCTGAAACAGGAAGCACCGCATTGTTCGCTGAAGACCTATCAGCTCAATCTGGCCGCACCGGATCCGCTTGAGCGCGGCTTTACCGATCTTGAGCTTTGCCCCTACGCGCCGCAGGATTCAACGGACCTTGTCGTCAGCAAGATCGGCGGCGACCGCATGATCACCTATTATGATCCGACAGTGCGAGAGGCTCCAGTCAGTCTCGATGATTACACAAGTGCCGACCATGCCATCCTGTCATGGGACACCAACGAAAGCACCTCGGTCGACAAGGCGCTTGCCGAACTGGGCCGTTCGCGCAATGTCTCCTATCTCGGGCCAACATTCTCGTCGGTTGCCATGGTCGTGCGCGGCACCAACATGCTGGCTACCGCCCCATCCCGCCTTGCGGATTCCATCTTCCGTGAACTGGCCTGGATCGAGCCACCACTCGAGCTGGAAGCCAGCGAGTTTTTTATGGTCTGGCACATACGCAACCGCCATTCACCGCGCCACAAATGGTTTCGTGAGCTGATCAAATCGGTTGCACGGGATCTGCCGGTGACGAGCGATGTCTGCAAGAAGGTTCAGGAGCGGCAGGCCAGGGCCTCTAAGAAACAGTCTGTCG